Part of the Methanobrevibacter sp. genome, ATTTACACCGTATGATAAACAAGGCGGCTTCTGGTGAACCAGTCGCTTATGGTGTTTGGTGTGGTGTTGCTGGTGCTATTGCATACATAGTTATGTCTTTAGGTATGATGCCTTTAGTAGCTATTGCAATGGGTGCTTGTGTCGCTGCTTTTGTTCACGCTATTTATACTGTTACATCCCACATGGGAAGGATTGTTGGACAATCCCAATTTGAACAACCATTATTTATGGATGTATTGACTCAATCTTTAGGACCTATTGTAGGTCACGGATTTATAACTAGTTTTTGTATTGTCGGAATTTCTTACTTAATGACCATTCCATTAGGATTTAGTGATCCTTTACACGTATTCCCATTACCACTCTTAGCAATGCTTTGGGGTATTGCTTTAGGTGCTATCGGTTCTTCAACCGGGGACGTTCACTATGGTGCAGAAAGTGAGTATCAAAAATTCGAATTTGGTGGAGGTACCCCTGTAGCTATTCAAGGGGATATTGTTACTAAAGCTCCATTAGGTGCTAAAAACTCTATGGATGTAGTAAACTTCTGTGCTAAATTCGGTGGACCATTAACTGGTTTCTGTTTCGGTCTCGTTGTATTCTTTAGTTTCTGGAATACAGTAGTATTTGGAGTATATGGTGGTATTATTGTAGGTATTATAATAATTATCTTATTAATTATCATGGATAATTATTTAGAAGTATTTGCAAGAAACAAATATGGACCATATGAGGAAGAATAAGGAGGTTTCGATTATGGATCCAATTACTTTAATTTTATTCATCGCAATAGGCGGTATTATGATTGGTGCAGGTGTGCACTTTATTCCTGTAGGAGGAGCTCCTGCAGCTATGGCAACAGCTACTGGTGTAGGTACAGGTACTGCTATGTTAGCTGCTGGTGCTGGTTTAACAGGTCTTATTACTGCTGCAACTATGACAGGTGAACCATTCTATATAGTAGGTATAGGTGGTGCTATTGGTGCTATGATCATGATGGGTATTACTATGCTCATTGCTAACTTAATCTACATCTTCGGTGTAGGTATTGTTCCTGCTGCATCAAAAGTACCTGTAGACTGGATTACCAAACGTAATCAAGAAGCATACAAAACCCCTGGTACTGAAGGTCACGGTGTACCATTAACTTCATTTGTAAGTGGTCTTATCGGAGGACTTCTTGGTGGTTTTGGTGGTGGATTAGTCTACTACGGAATTTACAATGCTGTACAAGACAGTACTTTTGTAACTGACCCGGCTGTAAGTATCGGTTTAGCTGCTATTTTAGGTGTAGGTGTGTTCTTTATCAACTCTGTAATCGCTTCATACAACATCGGTGGTACCATCGAAGGTATGCACGATCCAAAATTCAAAAGAATTGGAACTGGAGCTATTGCATGTGCTATCGCATCTATCGTTGTCGGAATCTTTTGTATTATTTTAACTGGAGGTATTTAAAATGTCTGCTGGTGGAAGTGCTGATGGTGCAGCTGCAGGTGCAGTAAGTTCAACAATGTTACTCGCTTTAGGTATTGTTGGAGGATTACTCGCAATTTATCTCACTGGATTTTTAGGCGACATGGGATCAGTTATTGCAGGTCTCGGTGCTGTTTGTGCTATCGTATGGGGATCAGACGCTATTCGTAGAGTAGCAAGTTACGGTTTAGGTACTGGTGTACCATCTATCGGTTACATGTCCTTATCCGTTGGTGTTATCTCTGCTTTAGCAGGTATCAGTCTAGCAACTATCTTAAAAATGGCTCTTATCGGACCAATCGCAGCTTTCGTAATTGCTGTTATTATTGGTGCTATTATTGCATTAGTTGCTACTAAAATTGTAGGAATGAAAATACCTATTATGCTTCAATGTACCATTGAAATTGCTGGTGCAGCAACTTTAGCAGTTCTTGCATTCTCAGTTGCAATTGCAGGTTCTTACGATATGACTGCAATTTATGAAAATGTTGTAGCAACTGGTTTCATTGCTGTATTATTTATCTTATGTACTATGGCTATCCAACATCCATTCAACGCATGTTTAGGACCAAACGAAGATCAAGTAAGAACTTTAAAATGTGCAGCATCTACTGCATTCTTATCTATGACTTTAGTAGGTCTCATGTCTGTAACTTCAGGTGGATTAGGTTGGTTCATTGTATTCATCGTAGGTTTAATTGGTTGGATTATCTCATTCAGAGCTTTCGTATTAGCTTCAATGAACGATGCTGCTTCAACCAAATGGGCTGGATTATGGCCTAAAGTTGAAAATTAGATTAGGAGGAATTAAATATGGCTCAAATGTTACCTATGGTACAAATTGTACCTGAAATGAATTTCGCATATGACCCTGTCACAGGGCTTTTAAGTTCATCTTTAGGTTCAGGAATTGTTCTCCTATCTATGGATGATGTAAACGAACAAGTAGCAAAAGTGGAATTAGCTGCTGATGAATTAATGGCTTCATTAGATCCATACAC contains:
- the mtrD gene encoding tetrahydromethanopterin S-methyltransferase subunit D produces the protein MDPITLILFIAIGGIMIGAGVHFIPVGGAPAAMATATGVGTGTAMLAAGAGLTGLITAATMTGEPFYIVGIGGAIGAMIMMGITMLIANLIYIFGVGIVPAASKVPVDWITKRNQEAYKTPGTEGHGVPLTSFVSGLIGGLLGGFGGGLVYYGIYNAVQDSTFVTDPAVSIGLAAILGVGVFFINSVIASYNIGGTIEGMHDPKFKRIGTGAIACAIASIVVGIFCIILTGGI
- a CDS encoding tetrahydromethanopterin S-methyltransferase subunit B, which encodes MAQMLPMVQIVPEMNFAYDPVTGLLSSSLGSGIVLLSMDDVNEQVAKVELAADELMASLDPYTSPVGSYPGREGSYITAGLLTNMVYGFLLATFIIFAALPILQVLGVL
- the mtrE gene encoding tetrahydromethanopterin S-methyltransferase subunit E encodes the protein LHRMINKAASGEPVAYGVWCGVAGAIAYIVMSLGMMPLVAIAMGACVAAFVHAIYTVTSHMGRIVGQSQFEQPLFMDVLTQSLGPIVGHGFITSFCIVGISYLMTIPLGFSDPLHVFPLPLLAMLWGIALGAIGSSTGDVHYGAESEYQKFEFGGGTPVAIQGDIVTKAPLGAKNSMDVVNFCAKFGGPLTGFCFGLVVFFSFWNTVVFGVYGGIIVGIIIIILLIIMDNYLEVFARNKYGPYEEE
- the mtrC gene encoding tetrahydromethanopterin S-methyltransferase subunit MtrC, which translates into the protein MSAGGSADGAAAGAVSSTMLLALGIVGGLLAIYLTGFLGDMGSVIAGLGAVCAIVWGSDAIRRVASYGLGTGVPSIGYMSLSVGVISALAGISLATILKMALIGPIAAFVIAVIIGAIIALVATKIVGMKIPIMLQCTIEIAGAATLAVLAFSVAIAGSYDMTAIYENVVATGFIAVLFILCTMAIQHPFNACLGPNEDQVRTLKCAASTAFLSMTLVGLMSVTSGGLGWFIVFIVGLIGWIISFRAFVLASMNDAASTKWAGLWPKVEN